The proteins below are encoded in one region of Oncorhynchus kisutch isolate 150728-3 linkage group LG14, Okis_V2, whole genome shotgun sequence:
- the LOC109875797 gene encoding DEP domain-containing mTOR-interacting protein-like, translating to MGPRTAVTPSKERKMVSGAHDNSLSSGNSGYYNRGPTLTPTSPVLSNPKSVLKRQVSPEELQRPGGPYIKRTFTIVGDAVGWGFVVRGSRPCHIQAVDPSGPAAAVGVKVRQFVVSVNGLNVLSLDYKMVRKLILTGKRTVVMEIMEESDC from the exons tCACTCCATCCAAGGAAAGAAAGATGGTGTCTGGGGCGCATGATAACAGTCTTAGTAGTGGCAACAGTGGGTATTATAACAGAGGCCCCACGCTTACCCCTACCTCACCTGTGCTGTCAAACCCCAAATCAG TGCTGAAGAGACAAGTGAGTCCAGAGGAGCTGCAGAGACCAGGAGGCCCATACATAAAGAGGACATTTACA ATTGTGGGTGATGCGGTGGGCTGGGGATTTGTGGTCAGGGGGAGTAGGCCATGTCACATCCAGGCAGTGGACCCCAGTGGGCCTGCAGCAGCAGTAGGAGTGAAG GTGCGCCAGTTTGTGGTCTCTGTCAATGGTCTGAACGTCCTGTCTCTGGACTACAAGATGGTCAGAAAACTCATCCTCACTGGAAAACGAACCGTGGTCATGGAGATTATGGAGGAGTCTGATTGTTGA